A window from Sebastes fasciatus isolate fSebFas1 chromosome 22, fSebFas1.pri, whole genome shotgun sequence encodes these proteins:
- the per1b gene encoding period circadian protein homolog 1b isoform X2: protein MSYDNPKSMPSISARGRAARADEKDHDQDAESGLNASGGKPSANVAAQEQASVNGGGSVGSSSPSVGSGSRDRREPNSDDMDGLSSGNDSGERESEGGMERDNGSHGRQSVRSSHNSSNGKDSGMMLGHTESNKSSNSQSLSPPSSSLAYSLLSTSSEHGHPSTSGCSSNQSARVQTQKDLMKAIKELKVRLPTERKAKGHTSTLNALKYALQCVKQVRANKEYYHQWSVEECHDCSLDLSAFTIEELDNITSEYTLKNTDTFTMGVSFLSGKVVYVSPQGSSLLRCKPERLQGTMFSELLAPQDVSTFYSGTAPCRLPNWASCIGSASPQVDCTQEKSMFCRISADQAQGGEMRYFPFRLTPYQLTIRDSDDAEPQPCCLLIAERVHSGYEAPRIPADKRIFTTSHTPSCLFQEVDERAVPLLGYLPQDLVGTSALLYIHPEDRPLMVAIHEKIFQFAGQPFDYTPLRMCARNGEYLTIDTSWSSFVNPWSRKVAFIVGRHKVRTSPLNEDVFTTPLGCETRATTPDVVQLSEKIHRLLVQPVHSGSSQGYSSLGSSGSRGSRHSHQPHHASASATSSSDSNGPAMDKAAVAVALHKPMTFQQICKDVHMVKTSGQQVFIESRNRPLPRKNTSAGAASLRAISADPIRGLIADMTKPPKALIPAPLVPKESPAGYSYQQINCLDSIIRYLDSCNIPSTVKRKCGSYTSTSDDDKEAGNKTAGGSVNLVSEPPSLPPLTMATKAESVASVTSQCSFSSTIVHVGDKKPPESDIIMEEAPTPTLPASGRTPPPANVAMTVLPLPSPPPPPQATLPQRESRRNGSVGGGRMGLTKEVLSAHTQQEEQAFLDQFKDLSKLRVFDQAASSALRCQNPAPNPLSRGARCSRDYPAAGSSTSRRRGRGGKRLKHQESSDQHSSLALSGSRCDPRTSAAPIPMNMPMNMPLNMPIGPQTNSSSWPSVGSQASIPAAPFAPGMLPLYPAYPPMALPIPDPSRFPATQMVPPMMALVLPNYMFPQMGAPMPQMVAPIPQPGPTPGHFYNPNFPYPAVTPAVVPTILSNTVPIPATCALSRSCTPQSYNQMPADGAESPLFQSRCSSPLNLLQLEESPSARLDVATALAASQQAAPSVQGGAAGGQSSANQRSSDDASKENENANESNNDAMSTSSDLLDMLLQEDARSGTGSAASGSGSSGTRSSGSGSGSNGCSSSGTSGMSSSQGSHTSKYFGSIDSSENDHSRKQPAGGSSSGGGDSGEEQFIKCVLQDPIWLLMANTDDKVMMTYQLPVRDMETVLRQDREALRSMQKHQPRFTEVQKRELSQVHPWIRTVRLPRAINISGCTGCKSPPSVPAAPFDVEIHEMELCSVLKTQDEGATKGKKIRLATAMDDEEEEEKGAKTEVTNQDMTAEEQQVTSEEKSLMTH, encoded by the exons ATGAGTTATGACAACCCTAAATCAATGCCCAGCATCAGTGCTCGGGGGCGGGCGGCGAGGGCCGACGAGAAAGACCATGACCAGGACGCAGAGTCAGGGTTAAACGCCAGCGGCGGTAAGCCCAGTGCCAATGTCGCCGCTCAGGAGCAGGCCAGTGTAAATGGAGGCGGCTCCGTCGGCAGCTCGTCTCCCAGCGTGGGGTCGGGATCCCGAGACCGAAGGGAGCCCAACTCTGACGACATGGACGGACTCTCCAGCGGGAACGACTCcggggagagggagagcgaAGGTGGGATGGAGAGAGACAACGGGTCACACGGGCGCCAGTCCGTGCGCAGCTCCCACAACTCGTCAAACGGCAAGGACTCCGGCATGATGCTGGGACACACGGAGAGCAACAAGAG CTCCAACTCCCAGAGTCTCTCACCCCCAAGCAGCTCGCTGGCCTACAGCCTGCTGTCCACCAGCTCGGAGCACGGCCACCCCTCTACCTCCGGCTGCAGCAGCAACCAATCGGCGAGGGTCCAGACCCAGAAAGATCTGATGAAGGCAATCAAGGAGCTGAAGGTCCGCCTGCCGACTGAGCGCAAGGCCAAGGGCCACACCAGCACACTAAACGCGCTCAAATACGCACTGCAGTGTGTCAAACAAGTCCGAG CCAACAAGGAGTACTATCACCAGTGGAGCGTAGAGGAGTGTCACGACTGCAGTCTGGACTTGTCTGCCTTCACTATTGAGGAGCTTGACAACATCACCTCAGAATACACCCTCAAAAACACC GACACTTTCACCATGGGCGTGTCATTTTTGTCGGGGAAGGTCGTGTACGTCTCACCTCAGGGCTCGTCCCTGCTGCGCTGTAAGCCGGAGCGTCTCCAGGGGACGATGTTTTCTGAACTTTTGGCCCCGCAGGACGTCAGCACTTTCTACAGCGGCACAGCACCCTGCCGCCTGCCCAACTGGGCCTCCTGCATCGGATCTG CGTCTCCTCAAGTCGATTGCACTCAGGAGAAGTCCATGTTCTGTCGAATCAGCGCCGACCAGGCGCAGGGAGGCGAGATGCGCTACTTCCCGTTTCGCCTCACACCCTACCAGCTCACCATCAGAGATTCGGATGACGCTGAGCCACAGCCCTGCTGCTTGCTCATCGCAGAGAGGGTCCACTCTGGATATGAAG CTCCTCGTATCCCTGCAGACAAGAGGATCTTCACCACCAGTCACACTCCCAGCTGCCTCTTCCAGGAAGTTGATGAAAG GGCAGTGCCGTTGTTGGGCTACCTGCCTCAGGACTTGGTGGGAACCTCCGCCCTCCTCTACATCCACCCCGAGGACCGGCCCTTAATGGTGGCTATACATGAGAAGA TCTTTCAGTTTGCAGGGCAGCCGTTTGACTATACGCCCCTGAGGATGTGTGCCCGCAACGGGGAATATCTGACCATCGACACCAGCTGGTCTTCCTTTGTCAACCCCTGGAGCCGGAAGGTGGCATTCATCGTAGGGCGCCACAAAGTCAGAAC GAGCCCTCTGAATGAAGACGTGTTCACGACACCCCTGGGATGCGAGACCCGGGCCACCACGCCGGACGTCGTCCAGCTGAGCGAGAAGATCCACCGGCTCCTGGTTCAGCCGGTGCACAGCGGCAGCTCTCAGGGCTACAGCTCCCTCGGGTCCAGCGGCTCACGAGGCTCCCGGCATTCACACCAACCGCACCACGCCAGCGCCTCGGCCACCTCGTCCAGCGACAGCAACGGCCCCGCCATGGACAAAGCTGCCGTCGCGGTCGCTCTGCACAAACCT ATGACATTCCAGCAGATCTGTAAAGATGTCCACATGGTCAAGACTAGTGGACAGCAGGTTTTCATTGAGTCCCGTAACCGGCCGCTGCCAAGAAAAAACACCAGCGCAG GCGCAGCGAGCCTCAGAGCAATCAGCGCTGACCCAATCCGAGGTTTGATAGCCGATATGACAAAACCACCCAAAGCTCTGATCCCTGCTCCGCTTGTACCCAAGGAGTCCCCTGCTGGCTACTCCTACCAGCAGATCAACTGTCTGGACAGCATCATAAG GTACCTGGACAGCTGTAACATTCCTAGCACAGTTAAAAGAAAGTGTGGCTCCTACACTTCCACGTCTGATGACGACAAGGAGGCCGGCAACAAAACAG CAGGTGGTTCAGTTAACCTCGTAAGTGAACCACCTTCTCTGCCTCCCCTGACCATGGCCACAAAGGCAGAGAGTGTAGCCTCAGTCACGTCGCAGTGTAGCTTCAGCAGCACCATCGTGCATGTGGGAGACAAGAAGCCTCCTGAGTCAG ACATCATCATGGAGGAGGCTCCAACACCAACTCTTCCAGCCAGCGGTCGAACACCTCCTCCCGCTAACGTGGCAATGACCGTTCTTCCTCTCCCTTCGCCGCCTCCTCCCCCTCAGGCCACTCTGCCACAGAGGGAGAGCCGGAGAAATGGAAGTGTGGGAGGAGGCCGCATGGGTCTCACAAAGGAGGTGCTGTCTGCCCACAcccagcaggaggagcaggcgTTCCTTGACCAGTTCAAGGACCTCAGCAAGCTGCGTGTTTTCGATCAGGCGGCGTCTTCAGCTCTGCGCTGTCAGAACCCAGCTCCTAACCCTCTGTCACGAG GAGCACGTTGTTCTCGGGATTACCCAGCCGCTGGAAGCAGCACCAGCCGCAGACGCGGTCGCGGCGGTAAGAGGCTCAAGCACCAGGAGTCGTCTGACCAGCACAGCTCTCTGGCCCTGAGCGGGAGCCGGTGCGACCCCAGAACCAGCGCCGCACCCATTCCCATGAACATGCCCATGAACATGCCCCTGAACATGCCCATCGGACCCCAGACAAACTCATCCTCCTGGCCGTCTGTAGGCTCCCAGGCCAGCATTCCCGCCGCCCCTTTCGCTCCCGGTATGCTTCCACTCTACCCCGCTTACCCACCGATGGCACTGCCCATACCCGATCCATCACGTTTCCCCGCCACCCAGATGGTACCCCCCATGATGGCCCTCGTTCTGCCCAACTACATGTTCCCCCAGATGGGGGCGCCCATGCCACAGATGGTGGCGCCCATCCCTCAGCCAGGGCCCACCCCCGGACACTTCTACAATCCTAACTTCCCGTACCCCGCCGTCACCCCAGCGGTCGTCCCCACCATCCTTTCCAACACCGTACCCATTCCGGCCACCTGCGCCTTATCTCGCAGCTGCACCCCGCAGTCCTACAACCAGATGCCCGCCGACGGCGCAGAGTCCCCCCTCTTCCAGTCCCGATGCTCCTCGCCTCTCAAcctgctgcagctggaggagTCACCGAGCGCCCGGTTGGACGTCGCCACGGCCCTGGCGGCGTCGCAGCAAGCCGCGCCGTccgtgcagggcggtgcggcCGGGGGACAgagctcagccaatcagaggagcTCTGATGATGCCTCCAAGGAGAATGAGAACGCTAATGAGTCCAACAATGACGCCATGTCCACCTCCAGCGACCTGCTGGATATGCTGCTGCAGGAAGACGCCCGCTCCGGCACCGGCTCAGCTGCTTCTGGGTCAGGGTCCTCCGGAACGAGGTCCTCTGGTTCAGGCTCCGGCTCCAACGGCTGCAGCTCTTCTGGCACCAGCGGCATGA GCAGCAGCCAGGGCAGCCACACCAGCAAGTACTTTGGCAGCATCGACTCATCAGAGAACGATCATTCCCgcaaacagccagcagggggcagcagtAGCGGCGGAGGAGACAGTGGCGAGGAGCAGTTCATAAAGTGTGTCCTGCAGGACCCCATCTGGCTGCTGATGGCCAACACCGACGACAAGGTCATGATGACCTATCAGCTCCCCGTCAG AGACATGGAGACCGTGCTGCGACAAGACCGCGAGGCCTTGAGGAGCATGCAGAAACACCAGCCTCGCTTCACCGAGGTCcagaagagggagctgagccagGTGCACCCCTGGATCCGCACAGTGCGCCTGCCCAGAGCCATCAATATCTCT GGCTGCACAGGCTGCAAGTCTCCCCCCTCCGTTCCCGCAGCTCCGTTCGACGTGGAAATCCACGAGATGGAGCTGTGCAGCGTGCTGAAAACTCAGGACGAGGGCGCCACAAAGGGCAAGAAAATTCGGCTAGCGACGGCCATGGAtgacgaagaagaagaggagaaaggagcCAAAACAGAAGTCACTAACCAAGACATGACAGCAGAGGAGCAGCAAGTGACCTCCGAAGAAAAGTCCCTCATGACTCACTAA
- the per1b gene encoding period circadian protein homolog 1b isoform X1, translated as MSYDNPKSMPSISARGRAARADEKDHDQDAESGLNASGGKPSANVAAQEQASVNGGGSVGSSSPSVGSGSRDRREPNSDDMDGLSSGNDSGERESEGGMERDNGSHGRQSVRSSHNSSNGKDSGMMLGHTESNKSSNSQSLSPPSSSLAYSLLSTSSEHGHPSTSGCSSNQSARVQTQKDLMKAIKELKVRLPTERKAKGHTSTLNALKYALQCVKQVRANKEYYHQWSVEECHDCSLDLSAFTIEELDNITSEYTLKNTDTFTMGVSFLSGKVVYVSPQGSSLLRCKPERLQGTMFSELLAPQDVSTFYSGTAPCRLPNWASCIGSASPQVDCTQEKSMFCRISADQAQGGEMRYFPFRLTPYQLTIRDSDDAEPQPCCLLIAERVHSGYEAPRIPADKRIFTTSHTPSCLFQEVDERAVPLLGYLPQDLVGTSALLYIHPEDRPLMVAIHEKIFQFAGQPFDYTPLRMCARNGEYLTIDTSWSSFVNPWSRKVAFIVGRHKVRTSPLNEDVFTTPLGCETRATTPDVVQLSEKIHRLLVQPVHSGSSQGYSSLGSSGSRGSRHSHQPHHASASATSSSDSNGPAMDKAAVAVALHKPMTFQQICKDVHMVKTSGQQVFIESRNRPLPRKNTSAGAASLRAISADPIRGLIADMTKPPKALIPAPLVPKESPAGYSYQQINCLDSIIRYLDSCNIPSTVKRKCGSYTSTSDDDKEAGNKTGGSVNLVSEPPSLPPLTMATKAESVASVTSQCSFSSTIVHVGDKKPPESDIIMEEAPTPTLPASGRTPPPANVAMTVLPLPSPPPPPQATLPQRESRRNGSVGGGRMGLTKEVLSAHTQQEEQAFLDQFKDLSKLRVFDQAASSALRCQNPAPNPLSRGARCSRDYPAAGSSTSRRRGRGGKRLKHQESSDQHSSLALSGSRCDPRTSAAPIPMNMPMNMPLNMPIGPQTNSSSWPSVGSQASIPAAPFAPGMLPLYPAYPPMALPIPDPSRFPATQMVPPMMALVLPNYMFPQMGAPMPQMVAPIPQPGPTPGHFYNPNFPYPAVTPAVVPTILSNTVPIPATCALSRSCTPQSYNQMPADGAESPLFQSRCSSPLNLLQLEESPSARLDVATALAASQQAAPSVQGGAAGGQSSANQRSSDDASKENENANESNNDAMSTSSDLLDMLLQEDARSGTGSAASGSGSSGTRSSGSGSGSNGCSSSGTSGMSSSQGSHTSKYFGSIDSSENDHSRKQPAGGSSSGGGDSGEEQFIKCVLQDPIWLLMANTDDKVMMTYQLPVRDMETVLRQDREALRSMQKHQPRFTEVQKRELSQVHPWIRTVRLPRAINISGCTGCKSPPSVPAAPFDVEIHEMELCSVLKTQDEGATKGKKIRLATAMDDEEEEEKGAKTEVTNQDMTAEEQQVTSEEKSLMTH; from the exons ATGAGTTATGACAACCCTAAATCAATGCCCAGCATCAGTGCTCGGGGGCGGGCGGCGAGGGCCGACGAGAAAGACCATGACCAGGACGCAGAGTCAGGGTTAAACGCCAGCGGCGGTAAGCCCAGTGCCAATGTCGCCGCTCAGGAGCAGGCCAGTGTAAATGGAGGCGGCTCCGTCGGCAGCTCGTCTCCCAGCGTGGGGTCGGGATCCCGAGACCGAAGGGAGCCCAACTCTGACGACATGGACGGACTCTCCAGCGGGAACGACTCcggggagagggagagcgaAGGTGGGATGGAGAGAGACAACGGGTCACACGGGCGCCAGTCCGTGCGCAGCTCCCACAACTCGTCAAACGGCAAGGACTCCGGCATGATGCTGGGACACACGGAGAGCAACAAGAG CTCCAACTCCCAGAGTCTCTCACCCCCAAGCAGCTCGCTGGCCTACAGCCTGCTGTCCACCAGCTCGGAGCACGGCCACCCCTCTACCTCCGGCTGCAGCAGCAACCAATCGGCGAGGGTCCAGACCCAGAAAGATCTGATGAAGGCAATCAAGGAGCTGAAGGTCCGCCTGCCGACTGAGCGCAAGGCCAAGGGCCACACCAGCACACTAAACGCGCTCAAATACGCACTGCAGTGTGTCAAACAAGTCCGAG CCAACAAGGAGTACTATCACCAGTGGAGCGTAGAGGAGTGTCACGACTGCAGTCTGGACTTGTCTGCCTTCACTATTGAGGAGCTTGACAACATCACCTCAGAATACACCCTCAAAAACACC GACACTTTCACCATGGGCGTGTCATTTTTGTCGGGGAAGGTCGTGTACGTCTCACCTCAGGGCTCGTCCCTGCTGCGCTGTAAGCCGGAGCGTCTCCAGGGGACGATGTTTTCTGAACTTTTGGCCCCGCAGGACGTCAGCACTTTCTACAGCGGCACAGCACCCTGCCGCCTGCCCAACTGGGCCTCCTGCATCGGATCTG CGTCTCCTCAAGTCGATTGCACTCAGGAGAAGTCCATGTTCTGTCGAATCAGCGCCGACCAGGCGCAGGGAGGCGAGATGCGCTACTTCCCGTTTCGCCTCACACCCTACCAGCTCACCATCAGAGATTCGGATGACGCTGAGCCACAGCCCTGCTGCTTGCTCATCGCAGAGAGGGTCCACTCTGGATATGAAG CTCCTCGTATCCCTGCAGACAAGAGGATCTTCACCACCAGTCACACTCCCAGCTGCCTCTTCCAGGAAGTTGATGAAAG GGCAGTGCCGTTGTTGGGCTACCTGCCTCAGGACTTGGTGGGAACCTCCGCCCTCCTCTACATCCACCCCGAGGACCGGCCCTTAATGGTGGCTATACATGAGAAGA TCTTTCAGTTTGCAGGGCAGCCGTTTGACTATACGCCCCTGAGGATGTGTGCCCGCAACGGGGAATATCTGACCATCGACACCAGCTGGTCTTCCTTTGTCAACCCCTGGAGCCGGAAGGTGGCATTCATCGTAGGGCGCCACAAAGTCAGAAC GAGCCCTCTGAATGAAGACGTGTTCACGACACCCCTGGGATGCGAGACCCGGGCCACCACGCCGGACGTCGTCCAGCTGAGCGAGAAGATCCACCGGCTCCTGGTTCAGCCGGTGCACAGCGGCAGCTCTCAGGGCTACAGCTCCCTCGGGTCCAGCGGCTCACGAGGCTCCCGGCATTCACACCAACCGCACCACGCCAGCGCCTCGGCCACCTCGTCCAGCGACAGCAACGGCCCCGCCATGGACAAAGCTGCCGTCGCGGTCGCTCTGCACAAACCT ATGACATTCCAGCAGATCTGTAAAGATGTCCACATGGTCAAGACTAGTGGACAGCAGGTTTTCATTGAGTCCCGTAACCGGCCGCTGCCAAGAAAAAACACCAGCGCAG GCGCAGCGAGCCTCAGAGCAATCAGCGCTGACCCAATCCGAGGTTTGATAGCCGATATGACAAAACCACCCAAAGCTCTGATCCCTGCTCCGCTTGTACCCAAGGAGTCCCCTGCTGGCTACTCCTACCAGCAGATCAACTGTCTGGACAGCATCATAAG GTACCTGGACAGCTGTAACATTCCTAGCACAGTTAAAAGAAAGTGTGGCTCCTACACTTCCACGTCTGATGACGACAAGGAGGCCGGCAACAAAACAG GTGGTTCAGTTAACCTCGTAAGTGAACCACCTTCTCTGCCTCCCCTGACCATGGCCACAAAGGCAGAGAGTGTAGCCTCAGTCACGTCGCAGTGTAGCTTCAGCAGCACCATCGTGCATGTGGGAGACAAGAAGCCTCCTGAGTCAG ACATCATCATGGAGGAGGCTCCAACACCAACTCTTCCAGCCAGCGGTCGAACACCTCCTCCCGCTAACGTGGCAATGACCGTTCTTCCTCTCCCTTCGCCGCCTCCTCCCCCTCAGGCCACTCTGCCACAGAGGGAGAGCCGGAGAAATGGAAGTGTGGGAGGAGGCCGCATGGGTCTCACAAAGGAGGTGCTGTCTGCCCACAcccagcaggaggagcaggcgTTCCTTGACCAGTTCAAGGACCTCAGCAAGCTGCGTGTTTTCGATCAGGCGGCGTCTTCAGCTCTGCGCTGTCAGAACCCAGCTCCTAACCCTCTGTCACGAG GAGCACGTTGTTCTCGGGATTACCCAGCCGCTGGAAGCAGCACCAGCCGCAGACGCGGTCGCGGCGGTAAGAGGCTCAAGCACCAGGAGTCGTCTGACCAGCACAGCTCTCTGGCCCTGAGCGGGAGCCGGTGCGACCCCAGAACCAGCGCCGCACCCATTCCCATGAACATGCCCATGAACATGCCCCTGAACATGCCCATCGGACCCCAGACAAACTCATCCTCCTGGCCGTCTGTAGGCTCCCAGGCCAGCATTCCCGCCGCCCCTTTCGCTCCCGGTATGCTTCCACTCTACCCCGCTTACCCACCGATGGCACTGCCCATACCCGATCCATCACGTTTCCCCGCCACCCAGATGGTACCCCCCATGATGGCCCTCGTTCTGCCCAACTACATGTTCCCCCAGATGGGGGCGCCCATGCCACAGATGGTGGCGCCCATCCCTCAGCCAGGGCCCACCCCCGGACACTTCTACAATCCTAACTTCCCGTACCCCGCCGTCACCCCAGCGGTCGTCCCCACCATCCTTTCCAACACCGTACCCATTCCGGCCACCTGCGCCTTATCTCGCAGCTGCACCCCGCAGTCCTACAACCAGATGCCCGCCGACGGCGCAGAGTCCCCCCTCTTCCAGTCCCGATGCTCCTCGCCTCTCAAcctgctgcagctggaggagTCACCGAGCGCCCGGTTGGACGTCGCCACGGCCCTGGCGGCGTCGCAGCAAGCCGCGCCGTccgtgcagggcggtgcggcCGGGGGACAgagctcagccaatcagaggagcTCTGATGATGCCTCCAAGGAGAATGAGAACGCTAATGAGTCCAACAATGACGCCATGTCCACCTCCAGCGACCTGCTGGATATGCTGCTGCAGGAAGACGCCCGCTCCGGCACCGGCTCAGCTGCTTCTGGGTCAGGGTCCTCCGGAACGAGGTCCTCTGGTTCAGGCTCCGGCTCCAACGGCTGCAGCTCTTCTGGCACCAGCGGCATGA GCAGCAGCCAGGGCAGCCACACCAGCAAGTACTTTGGCAGCATCGACTCATCAGAGAACGATCATTCCCgcaaacagccagcagggggcagcagtAGCGGCGGAGGAGACAGTGGCGAGGAGCAGTTCATAAAGTGTGTCCTGCAGGACCCCATCTGGCTGCTGATGGCCAACACCGACGACAAGGTCATGATGACCTATCAGCTCCCCGTCAG AGACATGGAGACCGTGCTGCGACAAGACCGCGAGGCCTTGAGGAGCATGCAGAAACACCAGCCTCGCTTCACCGAGGTCcagaagagggagctgagccagGTGCACCCCTGGATCCGCACAGTGCGCCTGCCCAGAGCCATCAATATCTCT GGCTGCACAGGCTGCAAGTCTCCCCCCTCCGTTCCCGCAGCTCCGTTCGACGTGGAAATCCACGAGATGGAGCTGTGCAGCGTGCTGAAAACTCAGGACGAGGGCGCCACAAAGGGCAAGAAAATTCGGCTAGCGACGGCCATGGAtgacgaagaagaagaggagaaaggagcCAAAACAGAAGTCACTAACCAAGACATGACAGCAGAGGAGCAGCAAGTGACCTCCGAAGAAAAGTCCCTCATGACTCACTAA